The Ralstonia pseudosolanacearum genome includes the window GGACGGCACGCTCAACGCCGCCGGCATCCCGGTCGCCTACGCGAGCGTGGAGTTCATCATGCGCGAGGTGCCGTGGGGCTGGCTGGTGCGATACATGCACTCGACCGGCGCCTCGGCATTCTTCATCGTGGTCTACCTGCACATGTTCCGCGGGATGCTGTACGGCTCGTACCGCAAGCCGCGCGAGCTGGTCTGGATCTTCGGCTGCCTGATCTTCCTGTGCCTGATGGCCGAGGCCTTCATGGGCTATCTGCTGCCCTGGGGCCAGATGTCGTACTGGGGCGCACAGGTGATCGTGAACCTGTTCTCCGCCATCCCGCTGATCGGGCCGGATCTGTCGCTGTGGATTCGCGGCGACTACGTCGTGTCGGACGCGACGCTGAACCGCTTCTTCTCGTTCCATGTCATCGCCGTGCCGCTGGTGCTGCTGGGCCTGGTGGTGGCGCACATCATCGCGCTGCACGAGGTGGGCTCGAATAACCCGGACGGCGTCGAGATCAAGGCCAAGAAGGACGAGCGCGGCATTCCGCTCGACGGCATCCCGTTCCACCCGTACTACTCGGTGCATGACATCGTGGGCGTGGCGGTGTTCCTGTTCCTCTTCAGCGCGATCCTGTTCTTCGCGCCGGAAATGGGCGGCTACTTCCTGGAGGCCAACAACTTCATCCCGGCGGATTCGCTGAAGACGCCGCCGCACATCGCGCCGGTGTGGTACTTCACGCCGTTCTACTCGATGCTGCGCGCGACGACGTCGGCCTTCCTGCCGATCCTGTGGGGGTTCCTGGCGATCATGCTGGGCCTGCTGTTCGTGCGCTGCAAGAGCATGAAGGTCAAAGGCGTGGCCGTGGCGGTCGCCGTGATCCTGGCGCTGGGCTTTGCCTTCGTCGACGCCAAGTTCTGGGGCGTGGTGGTGATGGGCGGCTCGGTGGTGATCTTCTTCTTCATGCCGTGGCTGGACCAGTCGCCGGTCAAGTCGATCCGCTATCGCCCAGGCTTCCACAAGGTGCTGCTGGGGATCTTCGTGGTGGCCTTCGCGGTGCTCGGCTACCTCGGCATCCAGCCGCCCAGCCCGGCGGGCTCGATCGTGTCGCAGATCGGCACCATCGTGTACTTCGCGTTCTTCCTCGCGATGCCGGTCTGGAGCCGGATGGGGACGTTCAAGCCGGTGCCCGAGCGTGTCACGTTCAAGCCGCACTGATTCCAGCCGAGGATAAGGACACAAGAATGAAAAAGCTGCTTGCGATGTTCGCCTTGGCCGGTTTCATGATTGCGGCCCCCGTCTTTGCCAATGAGGACGGAGTCCGGCTCGACCCGGCTCCGAACCAGTCCGAAGACCTTTCCGCGCTGCAGCGGGGCGCCAAGCTGTTCGTCAACTACTGCCTGAATTGCCATGGCGCCAGCGCGATGCGCTACAACCGCCTGCGCGACATCGGCCTGTCGGAAGAACAGATCCAGCAGAACCTGCTGTTCGCATCTGACAAGGTCGGCGACACCATGCGCATCGCCATGGATCGCGAGGATGCCAAGAAATGGTTCGGCGCGGTGCCGCCGGATCTGTCGGTGATCGCGCGCGCGCGGGGCAGCGACTGGCTCTACACTTACCTGCGCACGTTCTACCGCGACGACACGCGTCCGACCGGCTGGAACAACCTGGTGTTCGACAAGGTCGGCATGCCGCACGTGCTGTGGGAGCTGCAGGGTCAGCGCGTGCCCAAGTACGAAGAGGTCAAGTCCGAGCACGGCGGCGAGCTTGAGCACAGGCTCGTCGGCTTTGAGCAGGTCACACCGGGCAAGCTGAACACCGTCGAGTACGATCAGGCGGTGGCCGATATTGTCACTTACCTGGACTGGATGGCGGAGCCCGCCAGCAAGCTGCGCAAGCGGCTGGGCGTGTGGGTGCTGCTGTTCATCGGTGTCTTTTTCGTGTTGGCCTGGCGCCTGAACGCGGCCTACTGGAAGGACATCAAGTAAACTCCATGCTTTTTCCGGCCAAGGGCTAGGACGGAAGCTGTCCTAGCCCTTTGCGTTTTCGTTTTGATGCCGCGGCGATGTGGTATATCGCAGCGGTTGTACCGTCATCGGGCCGCCCCCGGCCCGAGCGTCAAGGAACCAAAGCCATGATGGTCTTGTACTCGGGCACGACTTGCCCGTTCTCGCAGCGTTGCCGACTCGTCCTGTTCGAAAAGGGCATGGATTTCGAGATTCGTGACGTCGATCTCTTCAACAAGCCGGAAGACATCGCGGTGATGAACCCGTACGGCCAGGTGCCCATCCTGGTCGAGCGCGACCTGATCCTGTACGAGTCGAACATCATCAACGAGTACATCGACGAGCGCTTCCCGCACCCGCAGCTGATGCCGGCCGACCCGGTGCAGCGCGCTCGCGCCCGCCTGTTCCTGTTCAATTTCGAGAAGGAACTGTTCACGCACGTGGCCGTGCTGGAGAACGAGAAGGGCAAGGCTGCCGAGAAGTCGCACGAGAAGGCGCGCGCCGCCATCCGCGACCGCCTCACGCAGCTCGCCCCGATCTTCCTGAAGAACAAGTACATGCTGGGCGAAGAGTTCTCGATGCTGGATGTGGCGATCGCCCCGCTGCTGTGGCGCCTGGACCACTACGGTATCGAGCTGTCGAAGAATGCTGCCCCGCTGATGAAATACGCTGAGCGTATCTTCAGCCGTCCGGCGTATATTGAAGCGCTGACGCCGTCGGAAAAGGTGATGCGTCGCTGATTACCGCCGGGCAAGGTCGCGGGGCCTCGCGGCTGCGCCCACGGTTACTCTTTTCATTATGTCGGAAACTTCAACCAAGCCCTATCTGATCCGGGCCATCTACGAATGGTGCACGGACAACGGTTTCACGCCGTACGTCGCCGTGTTCGTCGACAACAGCACCAACGTGCCCCGAGAGTTCGTCAAGAACGACGAGATCGTGCTGAACGTCAGCTTCGATGCGACCAGCCAGCTCGATATGGGCAATGAGTGGATCTCCTTCCACGCGCGCTTCTCGGGCGTCTCGCGCAGGATCGAGGTGCCGGTCGACAACGTGCTCGCCGTGTACGCGCGCGAGAACGGGCAGGGCATGGCATTCCCCGTCGAACGCAGCACGCCGCCCGCGCAGGCTGCGACCGAACGCGAGAACAGCCCGCCGCCCAAGCTGTCTGCGGTGGAGTCCGAAGCCGTGCCGGAGCCAGCCACCGCCGAAACGCAGGGCGGTTCCGACGACGAGCCCACGCCGCCCAGTGTGCCGCGTATCGGAGGCAAGCCGTCGCTGAAGGTCGTCAAGTAAGGCGGCTTACTGTAGAATCGCGGATCTTTGCCGGCTTAGCTCATCAGGTAGAGCAGTTGATTTGTAATCATCAGGTGGCGGGTTCGAGTCCTGCAGCCGGCACCAATAAAATCAAGGGGTTACGAGCGATTCGCTTGTAACCCCTTGCGCATTCTGGAATCCATGTAACCGCCATGTAACCCAAATGGCTGCGCGTCGACCCATCCGGAACCACCTCCACCTGCGCGGTGCGGTAGCTTAGTGCTCCGTTTTCCGGGGTGGCACATCGGTCTCGCACGATAGAATCCTCCTCGGATTAGTACCACCGCATCAAAGGGGAACGAGGTCGTGTCACAAGCAACAACGCCACAAGAGCGCGTCGCTGCCGCAAGGCAGCTTTATGCCGTCTTGAGAAAATATCTCGATCGGTCAACCTGGACGCCGGTCGAAGGGGCGCTCATCTCGTCGGGACTACACGCTCCGGCCGGATGCGCAGAGATTCCGCGTGAAGCGACAGGTCTCGATGGCAAGCCGTTCAGGGCGGACGTTATCGATCGCTTGACCAAGGCGCGCGAGATCATGCGGCTGTGGTCCTGGGACGATGAGGAAAGCGGCGCCGTTGCACCGACACAGCTTGCGCCCCATGAATTTCTCTCGTGGTGTCAGGATGTCGATATCGACACGGAATGGATACGACTCATATTTGAGGTCATCAGCGCTGGCAAGGTGCAAACAGATCAACCGGATCTGATTCCGCTTGCTGTTGCGGAATACGCAACGCAATCGGCTGAGGCGATCAGCGCAATCCACGCCTTGGCGGGGCAACTATCGAGCAAATCATCAGTGGCTGCCCCGGCACCGAAGGCAGTGGAAAAGAGCGCGCCGCGTGTTCCAATGCCGATTCCGGCAAACCGGGATCACGTATCCACAGAAGAGTTGGCGGCCATTCTGGCGATCGAACCTCAGTCGATTCGCAAGCGCTACTCCTTGCATGGAAGCTACCTTGGCATCCGGCCGACAAAGCTTCCCAATCGTCGATTGTTGTGGCTGGTCGCGGATGTCAGGAAACTGTTGAGCGGCAACCGCCTCGACGCTGTCGAACCAGGCACCAAATAGTTGTTTCGCCCGTATGGGGCGGGGAGATACCCGTCGGACTCCCGTCCCGATCAGCCAATAGCAGCCGCCTTTAGGCGCAATCCAGATGGTGTCCGGCACATCGACCGAGCATTCCGGCCATGCGCGGACTCATAATGCCGCCAATCAGTTGGCGCTCATTTCCAGCCGCCGGTACAGAGTCCTCAAATCAATAATCCCCTGGCAGATCGAAGATTGTGCCTGGCTCCGCTAGCGCACCGGGCATGCCGTGTCTGACGGCGAGTTCGATTAAGCTCTCCAGCGCTTGGGTACGAGATACGCGAAGCCCTTTGGCTAACTTGTCCAGATTCTTAATGGTTGCATCAGACAGAACAAAATTCCGCTGACGAACCTTATCCTTTTCCTGTCTCTCGCGGTATTTCCGCTGGCTCCAGAGCTTTTTGATGTGGGCTACATGGCTTTGTTTTTCAAAATCAGAAACCTGAAGCGAATCAAAATAGCATATCAATCCCGTGCCACCTGGATATTTTCTGAACTCTTGGCCAATGACTGGGTTGAATTGAATTGAGTCCAGTAGCGTGTATTGCATTCGGGTATCAAGAACTTGCCATGCAAAATCGCATCGTCCGGGGTCGTCATCGTCACAAAACCAATTCAAATAAGACGTATCTCGCAAATGCCGCAGCCACGCTTGATGAAGTCTTTCGAGATGGTTTTTCTTGTCAAGCAAAGAGGCTAGGGCAAGATCAATTAGGCAAATGAAATAATCGCGCTTGCTGAAACGTGCCTCGGCGTCTGGGATTCTAATTCTCAGCGAGTTGTGAGTGTGGTTAATAAGCCAGCAGAGTTGCCGATGATCGGTGCCTACCCAATCAAAATCCTCCGTTTGATTAAAAAATTTCCCGGCATGCAAGGTCTGTATAGGCGCGGTTTGCTGCCTCAACATTTGTTCAAGCTCAACATCGCTATCGCCATCCAAAATCAGTGACTTGGCATGGATGATCGACTCAACTGGCGACGCCCCCGGCCTTATGAGCAGGACGGGCCGCCCGGGGAAAAAATACTTCAGCCAAGCCCATAGCCATCGTCTCTCACGCGAGGAAGGCGTCTCTCCCCAGCATTCCGCGATCCGCCCTAATGTACCGCTCGTTTCGATAGTCATCGTCTATTGAATGGCTTGCTTGATGAGGATCATACCGGACTTAAGCGGAAATAACTCAAGAAGAATCAAAGAGTCATGACGGAATCTTTCAAGATGAGCACAAGAAGATCTCTAGAGGTTTTCTGGAGGTAAATATGGACTGAACGCGATGTAGATACTGCTTTCATGGGGAGCAACAAGAAATACGACTGGAATCCATAGCTGTGATCTGGCTTACAGGTCCACGAACGGGGTGGTGGATGCCGATATGAGGCGCCAGATCATCGGGGCAATGCCGTTCCCGGCCGGGGGGGCAGTACTTCTCCGTCGCGCTATTCGACGATAACGAAATTCGGGATCCCTAGATCCGTGGCCACGGCGGAACCACCGGAAGACCAAGCTCATGGGGCAGGGAACGAGTCGCGTATGCCGTTGCCGTCAGTTGAATTTCTGGTCGCCCATTCATCCGGATAACTCGGTATTCAGGTGAGTTTGAAAAATTGTGAATACCTTATGAGAACTCGCGACATACACGGTGTTTCGGTCCGTAAATCCGTTTGCTGCGCAAGCATTTCCTCGTGTCCTTCTAATTTAAGATATGCATGATTTAGAGGAGATGAGATAACAGTTCTTTAGATGATTGAGTGGTGATCCTGAAGTGTCTCATTAAGACGTCCTTATCCCCTTGTAGGTGCTGCGCTG containing:
- a CDS encoding cytochrome b, producing MAAEKKVETTGLLGWIDARFPLTETWKAHLSEYYAPKNFNFWYFFGSLALLVLVIQIVTGIFLVMNYKPDGTLNAAGIPVAYASVEFIMREVPWGWLVRYMHSTGASAFFIVVYLHMFRGMLYGSYRKPRELVWIFGCLIFLCLMAEAFMGYLLPWGQMSYWGAQVIVNLFSAIPLIGPDLSLWIRGDYVVSDATLNRFFSFHVIAVPLVLLGLVVAHIIALHEVGSNNPDGVEIKAKKDERGIPLDGIPFHPYYSVHDIVGVAVFLFLFSAILFFAPEMGGYFLEANNFIPADSLKTPPHIAPVWYFTPFYSMLRATTSAFLPILWGFLAIMLGLLFVRCKSMKVKGVAVAVAVILALGFAFVDAKFWGVVVMGGSVVIFFFMPWLDQSPVKSIRYRPGFHKVLLGIFVVAFAVLGYLGIQPPSPAGSIVSQIGTIVYFAFFLAMPVWSRMGTFKPVPERVTFKPH
- a CDS encoding cytochrome c1, with the translated sequence MKKLLAMFALAGFMIAAPVFANEDGVRLDPAPNQSEDLSALQRGAKLFVNYCLNCHGASAMRYNRLRDIGLSEEQIQQNLLFASDKVGDTMRIAMDREDAKKWFGAVPPDLSVIARARGSDWLYTYLRTFYRDDTRPTGWNNLVFDKVGMPHVLWELQGQRVPKYEEVKSEHGGELEHRLVGFEQVTPGKLNTVEYDQAVADIVTYLDWMAEPASKLRKRLGVWVLLFIGVFFVLAWRLNAAYWKDIK
- a CDS encoding glutathione S-transferase N-terminal domain-containing protein, which encodes MMVLYSGTTCPFSQRCRLVLFEKGMDFEIRDVDLFNKPEDIAVMNPYGQVPILVERDLILYESNIINEYIDERFPHPQLMPADPVQRARARLFLFNFEKELFTHVAVLENEKGKAAEKSHEKARAAIRDRLTQLAPIFLKNKYMLGEEFSMLDVAIAPLLWRLDHYGIELSKNAAPLMKYAERIFSRPAYIEALTPSEKVMRR
- a CDS encoding ClpXP protease specificity-enhancing factor; its protein translation is MSETSTKPYLIRAIYEWCTDNGFTPYVAVFVDNSTNVPREFVKNDEIVLNVSFDATSQLDMGNEWISFHARFSGVSRRIEVPVDNVLAVYARENGQGMAFPVERSTPPAQAATERENSPPPKLSAVESEAVPEPATAETQGGSDDEPTPPSVPRIGGKPSLKVVK